From one Gemmatimonadaceae bacterium genomic stretch:
- the rplS gene encoding 50S ribosomal protein L19, with the protein MHPFIETQKEWLRSDVPAFRAGDTVRVSVRVKEGEKERLQAFEGVCLARRGSGISATFTVRKISSGIGVERIFPTHSPMIATITVVRRGRVRRAKLYYLRHLTGKATRIKERKVRVQTPSSNA; encoded by the coding sequence ATGCACCCATTTATTGAAACCCAGAAAGAGTGGCTACGTAGCGACGTACCAGCGTTCCGCGCCGGTGACACCGTGCGAGTGTCAGTCCGCGTGAAGGAAGGTGAAAAAGAGCGTCTTCAGGCGTTCGAGGGAGTCTGCCTCGCACGTCGTGGGAGTGGAATCAGTGCCACCTTTACGGTGCGGAAAATCTCGAGCGGTATCGGCGTCGAGCGCATCTTTCCGACGCATAGCCCGATGATCGCGACGATAACGGTGGTTCGCAGAGGGCGCGTGCGGCGCGCCAAGCTTTACTACCTCCGTCACCTCACTGGCAAGGCAACCCGCATCAAGGAGCGGAAGGTGCGCGTTCAGACTCCGAGCTCCAACGCCTAA
- a CDS encoding ribonuclease HII, with product MERDLRAERGPFLAGVDEVGRGPLAGPVMACAVIMPPEMRAIAGVDDSKKLTPDQRTRLAVRIRDKALACSLGAASVCEIERINIYQASVLAMTRALARLPVRPDHVVIDGKTMRTLSTVHTAVVHGDARCFSIACASIVAKVTRDRLMARLARRYPAYTWETNVGYTTPAHIRGLATHGITAHHRRTFFRISQLVLDFDAAIAEETATVTNELGLSP from the coding sequence ATCGAAAGGGATCTCCGCGCTGAGCGGGGTCCCTTTCTCGCTGGCGTCGATGAGGTCGGCCGTGGACCGCTGGCGGGTCCGGTAATGGCCTGCGCGGTGATCATGCCCCCTGAAATGCGGGCGATTGCCGGTGTCGACGACTCCAAGAAGCTCACGCCCGATCAACGCACCCGGCTGGCGGTGCGGATTCGCGACAAGGCGCTCGCCTGTTCACTCGGTGCCGCATCGGTGTGTGAGATCGAGCGAATCAACATCTATCAGGCAAGCGTCCTGGCGATGACCCGGGCATTGGCCCGACTGCCGGTCCGCCCCGATCACGTGGTGATTGACGGAAAGACGATGCGCACGCTTTCAACCGTGCACACCGCGGTGGTGCATGGCGACGCACGCTGTTTCAGCATCGCATGCGCTTCGATCGTCGCCAAAGTTACGCGCGACCGGCTGATGGCGCGGCTGGCACGCCGCTATCCCGCCTACACCTGGGAGACAAACGTCGGATACACGACCCCCGCCCACATCCGCGGCCTCGCCACGCACGGCATCACGGCCCACCACCGCCGGACGTTCTTCAGGATAAGCCAGCTTGTTCTCGACTTCGACGCCGCGATCGCGGAGGAAACCGCCACCGTCACCAACGAGCTCGGGCTGAGCCCGTGA
- the purE gene encoding 5-(carboxyamino)imidazole ribonucleotide mutase, whose translation MTIRGPLVGVIMGSKSDWETMRHGVDTLEALGVPVETRIVSAHRTPDLLFEYAAGAIGRGLQVIIAGAGGAAHLPGMISAKTTLPVLGVPIESRALGGMDSLLSIVQMPAGVPVGTLAIGKAGAINAALLATAILAIAHTEYRAALESFRTGQTQSVIDQSNPAAAE comes from the coding sequence GTGACGATTCGCGGCCCGCTCGTTGGCGTCATAATGGGGTCGAAGTCCGATTGGGAAACGATGCGGCACGGGGTCGACACGCTCGAGGCGCTCGGGGTTCCGGTGGAAACCAGAATCGTGTCGGCCCACCGAACCCCCGATCTCCTGTTTGAGTATGCTGCTGGTGCCATCGGCCGTGGTCTCCAGGTCATAATCGCGGGGGCGGGAGGCGCTGCGCATCTGCCTGGAATGATCTCCGCCAAGACGACGCTGCCCGTGCTTGGCGTTCCCATCGAGTCCAGAGCGCTGGGAGGAATGGACTCTCTTCTCTCAATCGTGCAGATGCCGGCTGGCGTGCCGGTCGGTACGCTTGCCATTGGAAAAGCAGGGGCAATCAACGCCGCGCTGCTCGCGACCGCCATACTTGCCATTGCGCACACGGAATACCGCGCGGCGCTGGAGAGTTTCCGTACCGGCCAGACGCAGTCGGTGATCGATCAGTCAAACCCGGCTGCCGCGGAGTGA
- a CDS encoding 5-(carboxyamino)imidazole ribonucleotide synthase — MKVGVLGAGQLGQMLALAGIRLGFEFRFFSPDPDAPAGRIAELVIADYENHEALAHFADGLDVATYEFESIPSEAVKIVSATTRVFPPLNALEVAQDRAMEKKCFERLGIPTAPFVSVDSLGEVRAALQHTGMPAVLKTRRFGYDGKGQFVIRRLEDIASAWVALKGAPSIVESFVGFSRELSLISVRSGEGATAFYPLVENHHIEGILRSSLAPAPGVSALLQKLAVDYARRLLIDLDYVGVLAVEFFENEGGLIANEMAPRVHNTGHWTIEGADTSQFENHLRAIAGLGLGSSDMGGAAGMVNVIGRDPDVRKLCLIDDVHVHMYGKVAAPRRKLGHITVTADDMDGVRSRVAEIRRVLSSV; from the coding sequence GTGAAGGTCGGGGTGCTGGGCGCTGGCCAGCTCGGTCAGATGCTCGCGCTCGCCGGAATAAGACTGGGATTCGAATTTCGTTTCTTCTCTCCCGATCCTGACGCGCCCGCGGGCCGGATTGCCGAGCTCGTGATTGCCGACTACGAAAATCACGAGGCACTCGCGCATTTCGCGGATGGGCTGGATGTCGCCACGTATGAATTCGAGAGCATCCCCTCGGAAGCGGTAAAAATCGTCAGTGCGACAACTCGTGTTTTCCCCCCGCTGAATGCCCTGGAGGTTGCGCAGGACAGGGCAATGGAAAAAAAGTGCTTCGAACGGCTTGGCATCCCCACCGCGCCGTTCGTGTCGGTCGATTCACTGGGCGAAGTGCGAGCCGCATTACAACACACCGGGATGCCCGCGGTTCTCAAGACAAGGCGTTTTGGCTATGACGGCAAAGGCCAGTTCGTCATCCGCAGACTTGAGGACATTGCCTCTGCGTGGGTAGCGCTCAAAGGCGCTCCGTCGATCGTCGAGTCGTTCGTCGGATTTTCCCGCGAACTCTCGTTGATATCCGTGCGCAGCGGCGAGGGCGCAACGGCGTTCTATCCACTGGTAGAGAATCACCACATCGAGGGCATCCTGCGCTCCTCGCTTGCTCCAGCGCCCGGCGTTTCAGCGCTGCTGCAAAAACTGGCCGTGGATTACGCCCGGCGTCTGCTCATCGACCTAGATTACGTCGGAGTGCTGGCAGTCGAGTTTTTTGAGAATGAGGGTGGGCTTATTGCAAACGAGATGGCCCCCCGCGTGCATAATACGGGTCACTGGACCATTGAAGGCGCGGACACAAGCCAGTTCGAGAATCATCTCCGCGCGATCGCGGGGCTTGGACTGGGGTCTTCCGACATGGGGGGCGCGGCCGGGATGGTGAATGTGATTGGACGGGATCCTGACGTGCGGAAATTGTGTCTTATAGATGACGTTCACGTCCATATGTATGGAAAGGTTGCCGCGCCGCGGCGCAAGCTCGGGCATATCACTGTCACGGCGGATGATATGGACGGGGTACGCAGCAGGGTGGCCGAGATCCGGAGAGTGCTGTCGAGCGTTTGA